In Chryseobacterium oryzae, the genomic stretch TTGGGATTGTAAAAGTTTGCCCTTGAGCAGATTCAGTTTTAGTTTCACCGGTTTTTAAACCAGATTTTACGCTGTAATAATATGTGTCTCCACCAGAAGATTTAATAGCATAAGAATCTTCTCCGTTAATTTTTTCGATTCCTGCTAATTTGTAATCTGCAGATTTAGCAAAACCTAATTCTTCGAAAAGCTCAGGATTTTTTAATCTGTCAGCAATTTCTTCTTTGCTCATTTCAGCTTTTTGTCCCATTGCTTCAGAGTAACCTGTTTTACCGTCAAAAACCTGTTTTTGTACAGTCATACCTCCTGCAGTAATGGTCTGCGACTCTTTTCCGCCTTTAGCTTTTACAATCTTGAATTCAAGATTCTGTCCCTGCATAGACAGAGAAGCATTGGTTGTGTAAGAATTGATTTTTGCAACATTTTCTTTTCCTCCGATAGCAGCAATATATTTATCTGCAATAGAAGCAACAGTTACATTAGCATCTACTTTCTGAACGGTTGGTTTTGCAACCGGATTGGCATTTCTGTCATAATATTTTACAGGATAGCCAAGTTTTTCTAAGTTTTCAGAAATATCTGATGCTTTACCTGCAACAAAAATTCTGCTTTGGTTAGGAAGTATAGTTGTTTTTACAGCATTAGAAACATCTGCAGCAGTTACTTTGTCAATAGATTTTAAGTAATTGGTGTAGAAATCCGCAGGAAGATTCTGAACTTTTTGGTTTACAGCAAATCTTGCGATAGTAGCAGGTTGCTCCAAAGACATAATGAAGCTACCTTTCAGTTTTGCTTTAGCATTTTCAAGTTCATCAGCTTTTACTGTAGAAATTGCAGTAAGCTCGTTCATGAATTCTTTTACCGCTTTATCTGTAACTTCGTTTCTTACACTGGCTTCAGCAGAAAATGAAGGAGAATATTTGCTTGCACTCATGCTAGAGTAAGCACCGTAAGTAAATCCGTTTTTCTCACGAAGATTCATGAAAAGTCTAGCTTCACCACCACCACCTAAGATATAGTTGGCAATTGTTGCAGCAAAATAGTTAGGATCTTTCATCTTAAGGTTGTTGAGATTTCCTACAGATACCACAGACTGTACTGCAGAAGGAACATCTACAACATCAATTTCAGTTTTAGCAACGTTATTGGCAGGCTCTAGAGCAGCAAATTTAGTATCTGCTTTTTTCCAATTAGCAAATGCTTTTTCTACCATCGGTTTTACCTGATCGTATTTTACATCTCCCACGATTACCAAATACGAATTGTCTGGAGCGTAATATTTTTTGTAAACATTCTGTACGTCCGCAAGTTTAATTTTGTTGATAGATTCTTCAGTGTCGAATTCACCTCTTGCTGTATTTTTTCCGTATGCCAAAGCGTTAGAAACTCTCGATGCAATTGCGTCTGCACTTTTTTCTGAAGATTTTAAACCTTCAATAGCTCTTTCTTTAGATTTTTGAATTTCGTCTGCTGAAAATTTTGGGTTGATGATTGCATCAGCCATTAAATTTAATACCTCAGGAAAATATTTTGAAAGTGAGTTAGAAGCTGCTCCTCCAGAACTGAAATTTAAGTTTGCACCTAAATAATCTACTTTCTTATTAAAATCATCTTTGCTTAAAGTTGTTGTACCATTACCCAACTGATCTGCCATGATTTCGCTTACTCCGGCAATATCGCCTTCAAAATAAGGCTGTCTGTCCATAGAAAGGCTCATGTTTACTCTAGGCAACTTGTTGTTTTCAACTACCATTACGGTCATTCCGTTCTTTAGTTGAAAAGTTTTAGGTTTTGCAATGTTAATGGCAGGAGTTGGTCCTGGCTTCGGCATTGCGTTCAAATCAATTTTTTGTGCTGAAAGCATTCCTGAAAATAAAAATGCTACGGCTATATATGTTAATTGCTTTTTCATTTGTAAAAATTTTAAATGTATAATCTTTTTAAACTGTTACGTTTTGTAAGATTATTTTTTCTCAGGTAAGTAATTAAGGATGATTCTTTGGTTAGAATTCAAATACTTTTTGGCAGCATTTTGCAAATCCTGCTTAGTGATCGATCTGTAAATATCAATTTCTTTATTGATTAAATTAGTATCTCCCATCAAAACATGGTTTGTAGCTAAAGAAGCTGCAATACCCTGAATGCTTGAATTGGCATTAACGAATTGATTTTCGAACTGATTTTGAAGCTTTTGATAATCTTCATCAGAAATTAATGTCGTCTGAACTTTTTTAATTTCCGCATCAATATCAGTCTGCAAAGTTTGTTTGCTTGTATTTCCCATAGGTATAGCGAAAAACGCAAAAATACCGTAATCCTCAAGTCCTTGGTTGAAAGCTGCTACCTGAAGTGCTTTTTTCTCCTGATCTACAAGTTTTTTATACAAAACTGAAGATTTCCCGCTGCTTAAATAAGAAGAAAGCATATCTAATACATACGCATCTTTTTCTTTATTACCAGGTGTTCTGTATGCAAAAACATAAGCAGGAAGCTGGATGTTAGGATCGTACGCTGTTACTTCTGTTTCTTTTGTAATAGGCTCGTCTTTAGGGAAGTTTTTAGGATAAACAGTTCCTTTAGGAATACCTCCGTAATATTCTTCTATCCATTTTTTGGTCTGTTCCGGCTTAATATCACCTGCTACAACCAAAGTTGCATTGTTCGGAACATAATATTTTTTGTAAAATGCCTGAAACTCTTCCAGTTTTGCAGCATTCAAATCATCCATAGATCCAATTGTAGACCAGTGGTATGGGTGTTTTGTGAAAAGATTTTTTTGTACGTTGTTAAAGAGATTTCCATAAGGCTGGTTATCCATTCTCATTCTCTTTTCTTCTTTTACAACTTCTCTCTGCGTGTCTACACCAATTTGGTTAATCTGTGCGTGGCGAAGTCTTTCTGCCTCCATCCAAAGACCTAACTGCTCGTTGTTTGAAGGGAATGTTTCGTAATAATACGTTCTGTCATTTGTTGTGTTTGCGTTGTTTTGACCGCCGTTTGACGAAACAATTTTAAACCATTCTCCTCTTTTAATATTAGGTGTTCCTTCAAATAAAAGGTGTTCGAAGAAATGCGCAAAACCTGTTCTTCCTACCACTTCGTCTTTAGCTCCTACATGATACATTACACCAGTGGTAACTACAGGTGCAGAATTGTCTTGGTGAAGAATTACATGTAAACCGTTTGGTAAATCATACTCTTCAAATTTGATTTGCTGTGCGTTTAGCATTGCTCCAAAAAAGGCTGCCGCTGCGACACTAAGAAGTCGTTTTTTCATAAATAGAAATTGTTTTGTCAATAAGTTTCAAAAATACATCATTTGTTACAATTTTGGAAAAACTTTTGCATTTGTTTTTTGTTGTTAAATTTTACCAAGTTTCAGCAAGGGTGTTTTTAATATCCAACTCCAATACATTAACAAATAAAAATTAATTTTGAATTTCGAAATCGAATAATGAAAAATATTTTACCGTCCAACGTTTCATGCGAATCTCTAGTAACTTTATTCAGTCAGGCTCCCATTGCGCTCTCTCTTATAATGGGAGATAATTTTATAATACATACGGCAAATCCAAAGATTCTTGAGCTTTGGGGAAAAGACGAATTGTGTATAGGTAAACCTTTATTTGAGATTTTCCCCGAATTAAAATCACAAGGGTTTGAAGAAATTTTCAATAATGTTTATAAAAAAGGCGAAATTTTTAAAGGAGATAAACTTTCAATTTTCTTGAATAAATACGACGTTTATGAAGAACATTTTTTCGATTTTATTTATTCTCCTGTGTACAACAGCCAGAATTCCTCTGAAATTATTGGTGTAAGTGTTGTTGCAACAGAAGTTACCGATCAGGTTTTATCCGCAAGAAAATTGAAAGAAAGTGAATATAAATTTGAAGATTTAATAAAAAATTCAGATTATTCAATTGCTTTATACAGATCAAAAGATTTAATTATTGAATTAGCCAACGATCCTATGCTGAAAACTTGGGGAAAGCCAAAATCTGTAATAGGAATGAAATTAGAAGATGCTCTTCCTGAACTAGAAGGACAGCCATTTATAGGTTTACTGAAAGATATTTTTGAAACCGGCGAAACATATACAGCCAAAGAAGACAAAGTAGATTTGGTGGTAGATGGCAAGCTTCAGACTTTTTATTATAATTTTTCTTATAAACCGCTTAAAAACTCTCAGGGTGAAGTATATGCTATCTATAATGTAGCTGTAGATGTAACGCATTTGGTAAACGGAAGACAAGAAATACAAAAAAATGAGCAGGAGCTTAGAAAAATGGCAGATTCTATGCCTCAGATTGTGTGGACTACAGATCATAAAGGTGTCCTTAAATACATGAATGAGAAATGGTTTACTTTTTCTAAATATGACAGAGAAATGGATCTTACAGAATCTGTTAAAAATATGATGAAACCTGGTGTCTATGAACATGTAGACCAAATTTGGAAAGAATGCATACAGACAGGAAAGCCTTTTGAGGTTGAATGCGAATTTTTAAGTCCAAATACAATAGAAGAATTTAGATGGTTTTTGGCAAGAGCTGTACCGAGTTACAACGAAAAAGGAGAGGTGAAAGAATGGATAGGAACTTTTACGGATATTGATGATTTTAAAAAGTTACAAAATCAGAAAGATAACTTTTTGGGAATTGCAAGTCATGAATTGAAAACGCCTCTTACCAGTCTGAAGCTTTACACTCAAGTTATCGAAAGAAATCTTTCGCAAAACGGAGATCAGAAAAATGCTGCTATTGCATCGAAAATGGATTCTCAGATTGAACTTCTTAATGGTTTGGTAAGAGATCTTTTGGATGTTACCAAAATTCAGAAAGGGCAGATTCAGCTTAATGAATCCTACTTTGATTTTGATGATCTTATTGATGATGTCGTTACAGAACAGCAAATGGCTTCAAGGCATAAAATCTTAGTGGAAAAAAGCAACGTAGGAAAAGTTTTTGCAGACCGACACAGAATTGCACAGGTAATGAGTAATCTCATCGGGAATGCAATAAAATATTCTCCTGAAGCAGAAGAAGTTCATGTAAAAGCTCATGTTTCCGGGGATTTTATCCATTTTAGCGTAAAAGATTTTGGAATCGGAATACCGGAAGAAAAGCAACCTAAAGTATTTGAGCAGTATTATCGGGTAAGTGGTTCCAAAGAGCATACATTTCCCGGTTTAGGTTTGGGGCTTTATATTTCTTCGGAAATTATTAAAAGGTCCGGAGGTAAAATATTTGTAAATTCTATAGAGGGAAAAGGGTCTGATTTTTGCTTCCAAATTCCAACAAATAAAGGAGTCAACAACATAAATTAATAAAATATGTCTGAGTCGATGAAGGTGATGGTAGTGGACGATAGCCCTGCCATAGTAGATTCAATAGGAATGATGCTGGATTTTGAAGGTTTTAGAGTGGAGAAATTTTATAAAGGTTCTGATATGTTCAACACCCTAAATCCCGAATCTAAACCCAACGTAATCCTCATGGATATGTGGCTTTCCGGTGAAGATGGAAGAGATATTTGCCGCATGGTAAAATCAGACGAAAATCTGAAAAATATTCCTGTGCTTATAATGTCTGCAAGTCGTGGTTTAGAGCAGTCTGCACTGGATGCGGGTGCAGATGCATTTATTGCAAAACCTTTTGATATTAATGATATGATAGAAACCATTAGGCTTCATTCAAAATAAAAAATCAGCTCTTAACCGCTGATTTTTTGATATCCATAATCTATAAAACAGCATCTTTAAATTCATCTAATTTGAATTCTCCTTATAAAACACTATTTTTGTTTTCCAAATTTTTTTTGTAGTATGGATTATCTGAATGGACTGAATGAATCACAATATGAAGCTGTTACAACACTTGAAGGACCTTTGATGGTACT encodes the following:
- a CDS encoding M16 family metallopeptidase, whose product is MKKQLTYIAVAFLFSGMLSAQKIDLNAMPKPGPTPAINIAKPKTFQLKNGMTVMVVENNKLPRVNMSLSMDRQPYFEGDIAGVSEIMADQLGNGTTTLSKDDFNKKVDYLGANLNFSSGGAASNSLSKYFPEVLNLMADAIINPKFSADEIQKSKERAIEGLKSSEKSADAIASRVSNALAYGKNTARGEFDTEESINKIKLADVQNVYKKYYAPDNSYLVIVGDVKYDQVKPMVEKAFANWKKADTKFAALEPANNVAKTEIDVVDVPSAVQSVVSVGNLNNLKMKDPNYFAATIANYILGGGGEARLFMNLREKNGFTYGAYSSMSASKYSPSFSAEASVRNEVTDKAVKEFMNELTAISTVKADELENAKAKLKGSFIMSLEQPATIARFAVNQKVQNLPADFYTNYLKSIDKVTAADVSNAVKTTILPNQSRIFVAGKASDISENLEKLGYPVKYYDRNANPVAKPTVQKVDANVTVASIADKYIAAIGGKENVAKINSYTTNASLSMQGQNLEFKIVKAKGGKESQTITAGGMTVQKQVFDGKTGYSEAMGQKAEMSKEEIADRLKNPELFEELGFAKSADYKLAGIEKINGEDSYAIKSSGGDTYYYSVKSGLKTGETKTESAQGQTFTIPTTFSDYKEVSGVKMPFTITVNQMGMDMTMKVKSYEVNQAKDTDFK
- a CDS encoding M16 family metallopeptidase yields the protein MKKRLLSVAAAAFFGAMLNAQQIKFEEYDLPNGLHVILHQDNSAPVVTTGVMYHVGAKDEVVGRTGFAHFFEHLLFEGTPNIKRGEWFKIVSSNGGQNNANTTNDRTYYYETFPSNNEQLGLWMEAERLRHAQINQIGVDTQREVVKEEKRMRMDNQPYGNLFNNVQKNLFTKHPYHWSTIGSMDDLNAAKLEEFQAFYKKYYVPNNATLVVAGDIKPEQTKKWIEEYYGGIPKGTVYPKNFPKDEPITKETEVTAYDPNIQLPAYVFAYRTPGNKEKDAYVLDMLSSYLSSGKSSVLYKKLVDQEKKALQVAAFNQGLEDYGIFAFFAIPMGNTSKQTLQTDIDAEIKKVQTTLISDEDYQKLQNQFENQFVNANSSIQGIAASLATNHVLMGDTNLINKEIDIYRSITKQDLQNAAKKYLNSNQRIILNYLPEKK
- a CDS encoding PAS domain-containing sensor histidine kinase codes for the protein MKNILPSNVSCESLVTLFSQAPIALSLIMGDNFIIHTANPKILELWGKDELCIGKPLFEIFPELKSQGFEEIFNNVYKKGEIFKGDKLSIFLNKYDVYEEHFFDFIYSPVYNSQNSSEIIGVSVVATEVTDQVLSARKLKESEYKFEDLIKNSDYSIALYRSKDLIIELANDPMLKTWGKPKSVIGMKLEDALPELEGQPFIGLLKDIFETGETYTAKEDKVDLVVDGKLQTFYYNFSYKPLKNSQGEVYAIYNVAVDVTHLVNGRQEIQKNEQELRKMADSMPQIVWTTDHKGVLKYMNEKWFTFSKYDREMDLTESVKNMMKPGVYEHVDQIWKECIQTGKPFEVECEFLSPNTIEEFRWFLARAVPSYNEKGEVKEWIGTFTDIDDFKKLQNQKDNFLGIASHELKTPLTSLKLYTQVIERNLSQNGDQKNAAIASKMDSQIELLNGLVRDLLDVTKIQKGQIQLNESYFDFDDLIDDVVTEQQMASRHKILVEKSNVGKVFADRHRIAQVMSNLIGNAIKYSPEAEEVHVKAHVSGDFIHFSVKDFGIGIPEEKQPKVFEQYYRVSGSKEHTFPGLGLGLYISSEIIKRSGGKIFVNSIEGKGSDFCFQIPTNKGVNNIN
- a CDS encoding response regulator, with product MSESMKVMVVDDSPAIVDSIGMMLDFEGFRVEKFYKGSDMFNTLNPESKPNVILMDMWLSGEDGRDICRMVKSDENLKNIPVLIMSASRGLEQSALDAGADAFIAKPFDINDMIETIRLHSK